A window from Candidatus Lokiarchaeota archaeon encodes these proteins:
- a CDS encoding radical SAM protein: MLQGISLMTSQGYAYTLEDLQWVPKFMSEVSEYFYVREEDQLLILRPNKVMNLNQTGVKMLKMLLDGKDPKFVVDYFIKNVSAERQQVLNDLADFVTDLREMVSGNQNIYTYSTAKIVPFGHGETKFPVLSEIAVTYRCNNKCKFCYAYSPYRESGEMSTEEIKRVIDIIVDDAKVPSLSFTGGEPTLRPDLFELIQHARKKGLRVNLITNGRKCGDSQYVEQLVEAGLHSAQVSIEGSNAEVHDSIVGVPGAFEETVQGIRNLRETDIYTHCNTTICKLNVHDLENLVDFHAEELGLTYFSMNMVIYTGSAAKLRDELQITFSEIGEIVEKVQKRAKKKGIEFVWYAPTPVCLFNPIAHGLGAKHCACCEGLLSVDAEGNLLPCSSFSEPVGDLLHDGFEEVWYSRAAKFWREKEFAPEGCKSCEYFQYCYGACPLYFDVMGFDEIKPFWPEKNRVSKKIDEMRLKLRRRIKGDQHGIT, encoded by the coding sequence ATGCTCCAGGGTATCTCATTGATGACCAGTCAAGGATATGCTTACACGCTTGAGGATCTACAATGGGTTCCGAAATTCATGAGTGAGGTTAGTGAATACTTCTACGTCCGTGAAGAAGACCAACTTCTCATTCTACGCCCCAACAAGGTAATGAATTTGAATCAGACAGGCGTGAAGATGCTGAAAATGCTCCTAGATGGAAAAGACCCAAAATTCGTTGTAGACTACTTCATCAAGAATGTGAGTGCAGAAAGGCAGCAAGTATTGAACGATTTAGCAGATTTTGTGACCGACCTTCGAGAAATGGTAAGCGGTAACCAGAACATTTACACATACAGTACAGCGAAAATTGTCCCCTTTGGGCACGGTGAGACCAAATTCCCCGTGCTTAGTGAAATAGCCGTCACATACCGCTGTAACAACAAGTGCAAGTTCTGTTATGCATATTCTCCTTATCGGGAATCAGGCGAAATGAGTACTGAAGAAATCAAACGTGTCATCGATATCATTGTAGATGATGCAAAGGTTCCAAGTCTTTCATTTACAGGGGGAGAACCAACACTCAGACCAGATCTTTTCGAACTGATTCAACATGCTCGTAAGAAAGGACTTAGAGTGAATCTAATCACGAACGGGCGGAAATGCGGCGACAGCCAGTATGTTGAACAGTTGGTTGAAGCGGGACTTCATAGCGCACAGGTATCCATAGAAGGGTCGAATGCGGAAGTTCACGACTCTATCGTTGGGGTTCCAGGAGCATTTGAGGAAACAGTGCAGGGAATTAGGAATCTAAGAGAGACGGACATCTATACGCATTGCAACACAACCATTTGTAAGCTCAATGTCCATGATTTAGAAAATCTGGTGGATTTCCATGCTGAAGAATTGGGCCTCACCTATTTTTCGATGAACATGGTCATTTATACTGGCTCAGCTGCCAAGCTCCGTGATGAACTGCAAATAACTTTCTCGGAAATCGGGGAAATAGTAGAGAAGGTACAGAAGAGAGCCAAGAAGAAGGGTATTGAGTTTGTCTGGTATGCCCCAACCCCCGTATGCCTTTTCAACCCCATCGCTCATGGTCTGGGCGCCAAGCATTGTGCATGTTGTGAGGGGTTGCTCTCGGTTGATGCAGAAGGCAATCTCCTGCCTTGTTCGAGCTTCAGTGAACCGGTGGGTGATTTGCTTCATGATGGCTTTGAAGAAGTCTGGTACAGTAGAGCCGCAAAATTCTGGAGGGAAAAAGAATTTGCCCCAGAGGGCTGCAAGTCTTGTGAGTATTTCCAGTATTGTTATGGGGCATGTCCACTATATTTCGATGTTATGGGGTTTGATGAAATCAAGCCTTTCTGGCCCGAGAAGAACAGAGTTTCAAAGAAGATTGACGAGATGAGATTGAAACTGAGACGACGAATCAAAGGGGATCAGCACGGAATCACTTGA
- a CDS encoding D-TA family PLP-dependent enzyme has translation MHIHDVLTPAAVVDLERVERNIASMAEFATKNGVNLRPHVKTHKCSEIARIQKKYGCNGITVATLGEALAFAEAGFDDLTLAKPFVLGKEKESIKLAKKVSLNLLVDHPQTVKRLQKAAREEKITLKVLLKVDCGYHRCGVDPSRPESIRVAESIDNADNLVFEGILTHGGHSYGAMSASEIQRIAKKEQDVMIRFARDLGKARHYLKPKTVSIGSTPTMTQTREIKDGITEIRPGNYVFFDYTQAILGSCDINDIALSVMSTIIGVYEGRVVVDAGATALSKDQGPVHVAPECGYGKVIESYEKSELDDKASIQSLSQEHGKIRLQKGSALQSLEPGSKIRIVPNHSCLVANLFNHYHVSEKGEITQKWKIHRERLSDSPFHSEAHEC, from the coding sequence ATGCATATTCATGATGTTCTAACACCAGCAGCAGTAGTTGATTTGGAGCGAGTAGAACGGAATATCGCGAGTATGGCAGAATTCGCTACTAAGAATGGGGTCAATTTGCGCCCACATGTGAAAACTCACAAATGTTCCGAGATTGCGAGGATACAGAAGAAGTACGGATGTAACGGAATCACAGTAGCAACGCTGGGTGAGGCACTAGCATTTGCTGAAGCTGGCTTTGATGATTTGACACTCGCCAAACCATTTGTTCTAGGAAAAGAGAAAGAATCAATCAAACTCGCGAAGAAAGTTTCGCTGAATCTTCTTGTTGATCATCCTCAAACTGTAAAAAGGTTACAAAAAGCGGCCAGAGAAGAAAAGATAACTCTGAAGGTGCTTTTGAAGGTCGATTGTGGATATCACCGCTGTGGTGTTGATCCATCGCGTCCAGAGAGTATTAGAGTTGCAGAAAGCATCGACAATGCAGATAATCTAGTATTCGAAGGAATTCTGACCCATGGAGGTCACTCATATGGCGCCATGTCCGCTTCAGAGATTCAGAGAATCGCGAAGAAAGAACAGGATGTCATGATTCGATTTGCGCGCGATCTTGGAAAAGCTAGACATTATCTTAAACCAAAAACTGTGAGCATTGGTTCAACGCCAACAATGACTCAGACGCGGGAAATCAAAGACGGCATTACAGAAATACGTCCGGGAAATTACGTTTTCTTCGATTACACCCAAGCCATATTGGGCTCTTGCGACATTAACGATATCGCCCTTAGCGTAATGTCCACCATAATCGGGGTCTACGAGGGAAGAGTGGTTGTTGACGCGGGGGCCACGGCCCTCTCAAAGGACCAGGGTCCTGTTCATGTAGCTCCTGAATGTGGATATGGGAAAGTCATTGAAAGCTATGAAAAGAGTGAGTTAGATGACAAAGCATCAATACAAAGCTTATCCCAAGAGCATGGCAAAATTCGCCTTCAGAAAGGCTCAGCACTGCAGAGTCTAGAACCGGGTTCCAAAATCAGAATCGTTCCAAATCACTCCTGTCTTGTAGCAAACTTGTTCAATCACTATCATGTGTCGGAAAAAGGCGAAATCACCCAGAAATGGAAGATTCACCGTGAACGTCTGAGTGATAGCCCATTTCATTCTGAAGCACATGAATGTTAA